One stretch of Qingrenia yutianensis DNA includes these proteins:
- the rpoZ gene encoding DNA-directed RNA polymerase subunit omega, which produces MMIDPSVKKLMEGSNPENPRFESRYSLVIAAAKRAREICKTGVSFTECKSNKPVTVAVNEIAENKISFKKKAPKSEAMSMDMLLNMYLEEDRNKKAQ; this is translated from the coding sequence ATGATGATCGATCCTTCGGTTAAAAAACTTATGGAGGGCTCAAATCCCGAAAATCCGAGATTTGAAAGCCGTTATTCGCTTGTTATCGCGGCGGCAAAGCGCGCGAGAGAAATCTGCAAAACGGGTGTAAGCTTTACGGAATGTAAGTCGAACAAACCCGTTACCGTTGCGGTTAACGAAATTGCGGAAAACAAAATAAGCTTTAAGAAAAAAGCCCCCAAATCCGAGGCTATGAGTATGGATATGCTTCTTAATATGTATCTTGAAGAGGACAGAAACAAAAAAGCACAGTAA
- the gmk gene encoding guanylate kinase has product MTNRKGTLIVLSGPSGTGKGTVLKHFFDNYADDAVKLSISATTRLPRDGETDGVNYFFVEKEKFENMVQNDMLLEWASFCGNCYGTPKAFVDENLENGCDVILEIEVQGALKVMEKRPDAAFVFIAPPSMQELKNRIVGRQTETADVIEKRMETAKWEVQNISKYTYAVVNDDADMAAKRLKTIIDAERLKVEKNNFANLNG; this is encoded by the coding sequence ATGACGAATAGAAAAGGTACGCTTATCGTGCTTTCCGGTCCGTCGGGAACGGGCAAAGGCACGGTGTTAAAGCATTTTTTTGATAATTATGCGGACGATGCCGTAAAGCTTTCAATATCCGCAACAACGCGCCTTCCGCGGGACGGCGAAACGGACGGTGTTAACTATTTTTTTGTAGAAAAAGAAAAATTTGAAAATATGGTGCAAAACGATATGCTTCTTGAGTGGGCGTCGTTCTGCGGAAACTGCTACGGCACGCCTAAAGCGTTTGTGGACGAAAATCTTGAAAACGGCTGTGACGTTATTCTGGAAATTGAAGTTCAGGGCGCGTTAAAAGTTATGGAAAAGCGTCCCGACGCAGCGTTTGTGTTTATTGCACCGCCGTCAATGCAGGAGCTTAAAAACCGTATTGTCGGACGTCAGACCGAAACGGCGGACGTTATCGAAAAACGTATGGAAACCGCAAAATGGGAGGTTCAAAACATCTCAAAATATACATACGCGGTGGTAAACGACGATGCGGATATGGCTGCAAAGCGTCTTAAAACCATTATTGACGCCGAAAGGCTGAAAGTGGAAAAAAATAATTTTGCAAACCTGAACGGGTAA
- the remA gene encoding extracellular matrix/biofilm regulator RemA, with protein MKLINIGFGNIVSANRLVAIVSPEAAPIKRIIQGARDKGMLIDATSGRRTRAVIIMDSEHIILSAVQPETVAGRLEKDLTLSGDEEDDE; from the coding sequence ATGAAGCTTATAAATATCGGTTTCGGAAATATCGTTTCCGCAAACAGGCTTGTGGCTATCGTAAGCCCTGAGGCGGCGCCGATTAAGAGAATTATTCAGGGCGCGCGCGACAAAGGTATGCTTATCGACGCAACCAGCGGACGGCGCACAAGAGCGGTTATTATTATGGACAGCGAGCATATAATCCTTTCAGCGGTACAGCCCGAAACGGTTGCCGGAAGATTGGAAAAGGATTTGACGCTTTCGGGAGATGAAGAAGATGACGAATAG
- a CDS encoding YicC/YloC family endoribonuclease: protein MIKSMTGYGLSSCQFDDYRITAELKTVNNRYLDTNVRVYKQYSFVEELVREIVPKKISRGKLDVAILFDNIKKDDRVVTLNEEVARGYFDALKNMSEIFGIENDITASKLSVFPDVFTVEKKEQDKEKINEDVKKVLIDALSDLTDARAREGERLKKFFDESIEKMADLVCRIEARSPETITEFAERIKQRVEDFTNGVTLDESRLLAEVCLYTDKINITEEITRFRSHLNEIKNLISSDVPVGRKLDFTVQELNREANTMGSKCNDYEISRLVVDLKSEIEKVREQVQNIE, encoded by the coding sequence GTGATAAAGAGTATGACGGGTTACGGTCTTTCGTCGTGTCAGTTTGACGATTACCGAATAACCGCAGAACTTAAAACGGTGAACAACCGCTATCTTGATACTAACGTAAGAGTATACAAGCAGTATTCGTTCGTTGAGGAGCTTGTACGCGAGATTGTTCCCAAAAAAATTTCGCGCGGAAAGCTTGACGTTGCGATTTTGTTTGACAACATAAAAAAAGACGACCGCGTTGTTACGCTCAACGAAGAGGTTGCAAGAGGATATTTTGACGCGCTTAAAAATATGTCGGAAATTTTCGGCATAGAAAACGATATAACAGCGTCAAAGCTTTCGGTTTTTCCCGACGTTTTCACCGTTGAGAAAAAGGAGCAGGACAAAGAAAAGATAAATGAGGACGTCAAAAAAGTGCTTATCGACGCGCTTTCCGACCTTACCGACGCAAGAGCGCGCGAGGGTGAGCGTCTTAAAAAATTCTTTGACGAAAGCATCGAAAAAATGGCGGATTTGGTGTGCAGAATTGAGGCGCGCTCGCCCGAAACCATAACCGAATTTGCGGAGAGAATAAAACAGAGGGTGGAAGATTTCACAAACGGCGTAACGCTTGATGAATCAAGACTTCTCGCCGAGGTGTGCCTTTATACCGACAAGATAAATATAACCGAGGAAATCACGCGTTTCAGAAGTCATTTGAACGAGATTAAAAATCTTATTTCGAGCGACGTTCCCGTGGGAAGAAAGCTTGATTTCACCGTTCAGGAGCTTAACCGCGAGGCGAATACGATGGGTTCAAAATGCAACGACTACGAAATCAGCCGTCTTGTGGTGGACTTGAAATCGGAAATTGAAAAGGTGCGCGAGCAGGTTCAGAATATTGAATAG